In Musa acuminata AAA Group cultivar baxijiao chromosome BXJ2-8, Cavendish_Baxijiao_AAA, whole genome shotgun sequence, one genomic interval encodes:
- the LOC135619493 gene encoding uncharacterized protein LOC135619493 isoform X3 encodes MHEHVSENVKRFAPPPPRNRSINRRRPGDRYDKVNYAHGIDEEKSQEFYPRKVPLVEHGEAGQLLCIYWIIHQLMYLMNILGELQCKIHKSNSDVRSTTSDDS; translated from the exons ATGCACGAGCACGTCTCGGAGAACGTGAAGCGCTTCGCACCGCCTCCTCCCAG AAATCGTTCTATCAATCGGCGCAGACCCGGAG ATAGATATGATAAAGTGAACTACGCTCATGGTATTGATGAGGAAAAGAGTCAAGAATTTTATCCAAGAAAAGTTCCACTGGTAGAACATGGGGAG GCTGGGCAGCTGCTGTGCATTTATTGGATAATTCATCAGCTGATGTATCTG ATGAACATTTTGGGAGAATTACAATGCAAGATACACAAATCCAACAGCGATGTAAGATCAACCACCTCTGATGATAGCTGA
- the LOC135619493 gene encoding uncharacterized protein LOC135619493 isoform X1 produces the protein MHEHVSENVKRFAPPPPRNRSINRRRPGDRYDKVNYAHGIDEEKSQEFYPRKVPLVEHGEVGGNRVANDNTHPKLIPLDGCSASEAITFLTERWAAAVHLLDNSSADVSDEHFGRITMQDTQIQQRCKINHL, from the exons ATGCACGAGCACGTCTCGGAGAACGTGAAGCGCTTCGCACCGCCTCCTCCCAG AAATCGTTCTATCAATCGGCGCAGACCCGGAG ATAGATATGATAAAGTGAACTACGCTCATGGTATTGATGAGGAAAAGAGTCAAGAATTTTATCCAAGAAAAGTTCCACTGGTAGAACATGGGGAGGTAGGCGGAAACCGTGTTGCAAATGATAACACTCATCCAAAGTTGATACCTTTAGATGGTTGTTCTGCCAGTGAGGCTATAACATTTTTAACAGAGC GCTGGGCAGCTGCTGTGCATTTATTGGATAATTCATCAGCTGATGTATCTG ATGAACATTTTGGGAGAATTACAATGCAAGATACACAAATCCAACAGCGATGTAAGATCAACCACCTCTGA
- the LOC135619493 gene encoding uncharacterized protein LOC135619493 isoform X2: protein MHEHVSENVKRFAPPPPRNRSINRRRPGDRYDKVNYAHGIDEEKSQEFYPRKVPLVEHGEVGGNRVANDNTHPKLIPLDGCSASEAITFLTERWAAAVHLLDNSSADVSAYLRDAAVLSPHY, encoded by the exons ATGCACGAGCACGTCTCGGAGAACGTGAAGCGCTTCGCACCGCCTCCTCCCAG AAATCGTTCTATCAATCGGCGCAGACCCGGAG ATAGATATGATAAAGTGAACTACGCTCATGGTATTGATGAGGAAAAGAGTCAAGAATTTTATCCAAGAAAAGTTCCACTGGTAGAACATGGGGAGGTAGGCGGAAACCGTGTTGCAAATGATAACACTCATCCAAAGTTGATACCTTTAGATGGTTGTTCTGCCAGTGAGGCTATAACATTTTTAACAGAGC GCTGGGCAGCTGCTGTGCATTTATTGGATAATTCATCAGCTGATGTATCTG CCTACCTGAGAGATGCTGCAGTCCTGAGTCCTCACTATTAG
- the LOC135619493 gene encoding uncharacterized protein LOC135619493 isoform X4, translated as MHEHVSENVKRFAPPPPRNRSINRRRPGDRYDKVNYAHGIDEEKSQEFYPRKVPLVEHGEAGQLLCIYWIIHQLMYLPT; from the exons ATGCACGAGCACGTCTCGGAGAACGTGAAGCGCTTCGCACCGCCTCCTCCCAG AAATCGTTCTATCAATCGGCGCAGACCCGGAG ATAGATATGATAAAGTGAACTACGCTCATGGTATTGATGAGGAAAAGAGTCAAGAATTTTATCCAAGAAAAGTTCCACTGGTAGAACATGGGGAG GCTGGGCAGCTGCTGTGCATTTATTGGATAATTCATCAGCTGATGTATCTG CCTACCTGA